GAGACGGGCTCGCCCTTCTCGTCGATCACGAAGCAACGGTCAGCGTCACCATCGAATGCCAGGCCGATGTCGGCGCCGTGCTTGACCACGGCGGCCTGCAGGTCGCGGAGGTTTTCCGGCTCGAGGGGGTTGGCGGGGTGGTTCGGGAACGAGCCGTCGAGTTCGAAATAGAGCGGAACGATGTCGAAAGGCAAGGCAGGGAGCAGTTTATCGCCGAGAACTGCCGGGGTAGTCAGGCCGGCCATGCCATTGCCTGCGTCCACCACGATCTTCAGGGGTCGCGAGCCGGAGAGATCTACAAGCTGACGCAGGTATTCGGAGTAGTCCTTCAGGACGTCATGGACACTGATCTCACCGCGGGTTTCGGCTGCGGGTATGACGCCAGTGTTGAGGTATTCCTCGGCCAGGGCCTGGATTTCCTTCAGGCCTGACTCGGATGAGATGGGCTGCGCGCCGGCTTTGGCCATCTTGATGCCGTTGTATTCGGCTGGGTTGTGACTGGCCGTGAAAGTGGCGCCGGCTGCGTTCAGGGCCCCGCAAGCGTAGTAGAGCTCGTCAGTGGAGATCAGGTCCAGCAATCGGACGTTGGCGCCGCGGGTGGCTGCCCCGTTGGCGAAGGCCTGGCTGAACTCAGGGGAGGAAGGGCGCATGTCGCCGCCCACCAGAACGGTCCCGCCTTCAAGGCCCAGGACGTCGATGAACGCAGCGCCTACGGCCTCGACGATTTCAGCCGTGATGGATTCACCCACGATTCCCCGGACGTCATACGCCTTGAAGGATGCCGAGAGGTCGAATGTCTTGTTCTGCTCGCTAGTCACGCGCTCAATCCTACTGTGGCTGGGCAATTGGGCATGAACCGG
This Paenarthrobacter sp. GOM3 DNA region includes the following protein-coding sequences:
- a CDS encoding phosphomannomutase/phosphoglucomutase, giving the protein MTSEQNKTFDLSASFKAYDVRGIVGESITAEIVEAVGAAFIDVLGLEGGTVLVGGDMRPSSPEFSQAFANGAATRGANVRLLDLISTDELYYACGALNAAGATFTASHNPAEYNGIKMAKAGAQPISSESGLKEIQALAEEYLNTGVIPAAETRGEISVHDVLKDYSEYLRQLVDLSGSRPLKIVVDAGNGMAGLTTPAVLGDKLLPALPFDIVPLYFELDGSFPNHPANPLEPENLRDLQAAVVKHGADIGLAFDGDADRCFVIDEKGEPVSPSAITGMVARREIARAQAAGEETPVIIHNLLTSKAVPELVAKDGGRAVRTRVGHSFIKAVMAEEGAVFGGEHSAHFYFRDFWNADTGMLAAMHVLAALGEQDGPLSELGRQYEPYVSSGEINSEIEDKAGAVERVRVDFESEDVDIDHMDGSTFTAKDGSWWFNLRPSNTEPFLRLNAEAKDQPTMEKIRDRVLALVRA